The region GGCGGGCGCCACCGTGCGGTCGAGCGTCGATTCGATCGCGTCGCCGCCCGAAATATCGACCGCCATCGCGGCAAGGATGATCGACAGGACCACGAAGACGATCGCCAGCCAGCGGGTCGACTTGGTCAGGAAGTCGGCCGCGCCGCGCGCGCTCATCATGCCGCCGGGCGAGCCGCCACCGCCGATGCCCAGCCCCCCGCCTTCGGAGCGCTGCATCAGGATCACTCCGACCAGCGCTGCCGCGACAATCGCCTGGAGAACGGTGAGGAAGAGGAACATTGGCTATGACTGCTTTCGATGATGATTGGCTGCGAAACTAGGAACCGCGGGTTTCCCGCGCAAGCACGAGCGTGCTCAGTCCCGGTTTGCGGTCACTTCCTGCACCGCGAGGACGATGTTCATGAAGCTCTCGGCGGAAAGGCTGGCCCCACCGACGAGCGCGCCGTTGACCTCGGCGCCCGCCATGATCTCGGCTGCGTTGTCGGCATTGACCGAACCGCCATAGATGATGCGCACCGCAGCGCCGT is a window of Alteriqipengyuania lutimaris DNA encoding:
- the secG gene encoding preprotein translocase subunit SecG, with the protein product MFLFLTVLQAIVAAALVGVILMQRSEGGGLGIGGGGSPGGMMSARGAADFLTKSTRWLAIVFVVLSIILAAMAVDISGGDAIESTLDRTVAPADPLASDPLAEEGPLDSEGLDGDPPVDPVPQGDADPLQGATE